From one Geoalkalibacter halelectricus genomic stretch:
- the tssB gene encoding type VI secretion system contractile sheath small subunit — translation MPDSFQKEIPKARVNIALDVETGGDRKKVELPLKMLVVGDFSNGQSTGRIAERDRTNINKSNFEAVLRDLSPAARFEVPNELARDGSEIAVNLKFDSMKAFHPDRVANQIPEMHSMMAMRNLLKDLKANLLDNAGFRKELEKIVKDQPELAELKGQLDQILGPVPAAGGE, via the coding sequence ATGCCCGACAGTTTTCAGAAAGAAATTCCCAAGGCCCGCGTGAACATCGCCCTCGACGTCGAAACGGGTGGCGACCGCAAGAAGGTGGAGCTGCCATTGAAGATGCTGGTGGTGGGCGATTTCAGCAACGGCCAGTCCACGGGACGGATTGCCGAGCGCGATCGCACCAACATCAACAAAAGCAATTTCGAGGCCGTTCTGCGCGACCTGTCTCCCGCGGCACGTTTCGAAGTACCCAATGAGCTGGCCCGCGATGGCAGTGAGATCGCCGTCAACCTCAAATTCGACTCCATGAAGGCTTTTCATCCCGATCGCGTCGCCAACCAGATTCCCGAAATGCACAGCATGATGGCCATGCGCAACCTGCTTAAGGATCTCAAGGCCAACCTGCTCGACAATGCCGGTTTTCGCAAGGAATTGGAGAAGATCGTCAAGGACCAGCCGGAACTGGCCGAGTTGAAAGGCCAATTGGATCAAATTCTCGGCCCGGTGCCCGCCGCCGGCGGTGAGTAA
- the tssC gene encoding type VI secretion system contractile sheath large subunit, giving the protein MAIQESVQARTVVNEEASPLGAYERLCSLVDIAPLDENVALETFADAGKLADISLNKRLTAAIQVFLDLAARSRSQIERIDKTLLDSYIAKIDEAISRQLDAVLHHAEFQRIEAAWRGLKHLVDRCDFRANIKLELLDCRKDDLRDDFDEAAETVQTGLYRHVYVSEYDTPGGEPISAVIANYEFENTPQDVALLTDVSRVAASAHCPFISSVGARFFGKESIDELPKIHDLATYMERAEYIRWQSFRESEDARYVGLVLPRFLLRLPYGAESNPVRTFNYEEDVRAEHHGNYLWGNAAFAFAANVARSFAENGWAVNIRGPESGGKVENLAIHNYDAGKGLQSKIPTEILIPETRELEFAKLGFIPLSYYKNSDYACFFSADSVQKPTEYQTADATANARINARLPYIFLVSRIAHYLKVLQRENIGTTKSRQTLENELNGWLQTLVTKMKDPEPDLLATHPLKDGRVEVEEIPENPGFFSVSLYIIPHFQIEGVDVRLNLVAQMPRAQK; this is encoded by the coding sequence ATGGCAATTCAAGAAAGCGTGCAGGCAAGAACGGTCGTCAACGAAGAGGCCTCACCCCTTGGAGCCTATGAGCGGCTGTGCAGCCTGGTGGACATTGCCCCTCTCGATGAAAACGTGGCTCTAGAGACCTTTGCCGATGCCGGCAAGTTGGCGGATATCTCCCTCAACAAGCGTTTGACTGCCGCCATTCAGGTATTTCTCGATCTGGCTGCGCGCAGTCGCAGCCAGATCGAGCGCATCGACAAGACCCTGCTCGATTCCTACATCGCGAAGATTGACGAAGCCATCAGCCGTCAGCTCGACGCCGTCCTTCATCACGCTGAATTCCAGCGTATCGAGGCGGCCTGGCGCGGTCTGAAACATCTGGTCGATCGCTGTGATTTTCGCGCCAACATCAAGCTCGAACTCCTCGACTGTCGCAAGGACGATCTGCGCGACGATTTTGACGAGGCGGCGGAAACCGTTCAGACCGGCCTTTACCGCCACGTCTATGTCAGTGAGTACGACACGCCGGGCGGCGAGCCCATTTCGGCGGTCATCGCCAACTATGAGTTCGAGAACACGCCTCAGGACGTGGCCCTGCTCACCGATGTGTCGCGGGTGGCGGCCAGCGCTCACTGTCCCTTCATCAGCTCGGTGGGGGCGCGCTTTTTCGGCAAGGAGAGCATCGACGAATTACCGAAAATTCATGATCTGGCCACCTACATGGAGCGTGCCGAGTACATTCGCTGGCAGTCGTTTCGCGAATCCGAGGATGCGCGCTACGTTGGCCTGGTGCTGCCGCGTTTCCTGCTGCGCCTGCCCTACGGTGCCGAGAGCAATCCGGTGCGCACCTTCAACTACGAGGAAGATGTGCGCGCCGAGCATCACGGCAACTACCTGTGGGGCAACGCCGCCTTCGCCTTTGCCGCCAATGTTGCACGCTCCTTTGCCGAAAACGGCTGGGCGGTCAACATCCGCGGCCCCGAGTCGGGAGGCAAGGTAGAAAATCTAGCCATTCACAATTATGACGCGGGCAAGGGTTTGCAGAGCAAAATCCCCACGGAGATCCTGATTCCGGAAACCCGTGAACTTGAATTCGCCAAGCTTGGCTTCATTCCCCTGAGTTATTACAAGAACAGCGACTACGCCTGTTTCTTCTCGGCGGACTCGGTGCAGAAACCGACCGAATATCAGACCGCCGACGCCACGGCCAACGCTCGCATCAATGCGCGTCTGCCCTACATCTTTCTGGTATCGCGCATCGCCCACTATCTCAAGGTTCTGCAGCGCGAGAACATCGGTACCACCAAGAGCCGGCAGACGCTCGAAAATGAACTCAACGGCTGGCTGCAGACCCTGGTCACCAAGATGAAGGATCCCGAACCCGATCTGCTCGCCACCCATCCCCTTAAGGACGGTCGCGTCGAGGTCGAGGAGATCCCGGAAAATCCCGGCTTTTTCAGCGTCAGTCTGTACATTATTCCCCATTTCCAGATCGAAGGGGTGGATGTGCGCCTCAATTTGGTGGCGCAGATGCCTCGAGCACAGAAGTAG
- a CDS encoding Hcp family type VI secretion system effector, with protein sequence MAIPAYMWIKDDQGAQVEGPITVQGREKSVEVLGFDHELRIPTDNDTGALTGTRKHEPFKFLKAFDSSSPYLYKACSNGQTLNELLLRWYRIDDTGTEKEYFRHKLEGVKITSVKPTMHNVKDLDKERYPHLEEVSVRYSKITWTYVDGNIEFSDSWTEGR encoded by the coding sequence ATGGCAATTCCGGCTTACATGTGGATCAAGGATGACCAGGGTGCGCAGGTCGAAGGACCGATCACCGTGCAGGGTCGCGAAAAAAGCGTTGAAGTGCTCGGGTTCGATCACGAACTGCGCATTCCTACCGACAACGACACGGGCGCTCTCACGGGCACCCGCAAACACGAGCCGTTCAAGTTTCTCAAGGCTTTTGACAGCTCCTCGCCCTACCTGTACAAAGCGTGCAGCAACGGTCAGACCTTGAACGAACTGCTGCTGCGCTGGTATCGCATCGACGATACCGGCACCGAAAAAGAGTACTTCCGTCACAAGCTTGAAGGGGTGAAGATCACCTCCGTCAAGCCCACCATGCACAACGTCAAGGATCTGGACAAGGAGCGCTATCCCCACCTCGAAGAGGTTTCGGTGCGCTACTCCAAGATCACCTGGACTTACGTGGACGGCAACATCGAGTTCAGCGATTCCTGGACCGAAGGTCGCTAA
- the tssE gene encoding type VI secretion system baseplate subunit TssE, translating to MSLALFDILTEDPASYPGDPARATLESVQRHLQRLLNARRGSLAYLPEYGLPDLGVVYENLPYSVEDLAHQVSRLIEHFEPRLSAVRVRPLAALDDDRRIRLEIVAQLTTLGEARFQTVFECAGSAEVRARTAGGRHA from the coding sequence ATGTCCCTGGCATTATTCGACATTCTGACCGAAGACCCCGCTTCGTACCCTGGCGATCCCGCGCGCGCCACGCTGGAGAGCGTGCAGCGCCACCTGCAGCGGCTTCTCAATGCCAGACGCGGCTCCCTGGCCTATCTGCCCGAATACGGTTTGCCCGACCTGGGCGTGGTTTATGAAAATTTGCCCTACTCGGTGGAGGATTTAGCCCATCAAGTGAGCCGCCTGATCGAACATTTTGAACCGCGCCTGAGCGCCGTGCGGGTGCGTCCGCTAGCCGCCCTGGACGATGATCGGCGCATTCGGCTGGAAATCGTCGCCCAACTGACGACCTTGGGTGAGGCGCGCTTTCAGACGGTGTTTGAATGCGCCGGCAGCGCCGAGGTCCGGGCTCGCACCGCGGGGGGTCGCCATGCGTGA
- the tssF gene encoding type VI secretion system baseplate subunit TssF: MRDYYEAELRLLRESAREFARLHPEQAAYLNIDELRDRDPYVERLLEGMAYLNAHVRQRLDDDVPELCEALLNQLWPHFLRPFPAATIVEFTPRPGQLQHAQTLSRDTLLLSPPVGPDKVICRFRTTSEVVLQPLHLNSIATRDTGQGTTRLTLGFQLDAGLEAEVLRPESIKFYLHADPALALKLYHLLVAEVAETVLRFPELPDQGEQRLGGQECLAPCHLGAEDLLVPGVGRSFLGYHLLHEYFCFREKYLFVELRGLDRVRWPRGCRGFSVELTLKGQLSPAERLGCEHLRLHCAPAVNLFETVAEPIRLTHRQSEYRLLADAASPEGVEVYSLDEVVGVDSLSGARRTFHPLHRFLHKNSAGRFFQLARRQQGGESPAHFLAVGGVDDFGSETLSCTITACNGDLPRRYLQERGLSLATSDMPSYVRFVNLLRPSARLQPPARQDFRLTLLSHLSLSLGSLDSPDSLRHLLRLYDWSGRGQNQRRIAGIRDLHLEARNRIRKGGLLRGVEARIGVREDHFVNQGDLYLFGELLHVFFSRFASLNQFVETALILQPSARELRWQPLFGDSSQL, encoded by the coding sequence ATGCGTGACTATTACGAGGCGGAATTGCGCCTGTTGCGTGAGTCGGCGCGAGAATTCGCCCGCCTCCATCCCGAGCAGGCGGCCTATCTCAACATCGACGAATTGCGTGACCGCGATCCGTATGTGGAGCGTCTTCTGGAAGGCATGGCCTATCTGAACGCTCACGTGCGTCAGCGCCTCGACGACGATGTGCCCGAGCTTTGCGAGGCGCTGCTCAATCAGCTCTGGCCGCATTTTCTCCGACCTTTTCCGGCGGCAACCATTGTTGAATTCACGCCCCGCCCGGGACAGTTGCAGCACGCCCAGACCTTGAGCCGCGACACGTTGTTGCTGAGCCCGCCGGTGGGTCCCGACAAAGTGATCTGTCGGTTTCGTACCACCAGTGAAGTGGTTTTGCAGCCCCTGCACCTCAACAGCATCGCAACCCGGGACACCGGGCAGGGTACCACGCGGCTGACCCTTGGTTTTCAGCTCGACGCCGGTCTGGAGGCCGAGGTTCTCAGACCCGAATCGATAAAATTCTACCTGCACGCCGATCCCGCCCTCGCCCTGAAGCTCTATCATCTGCTGGTTGCCGAGGTTGCGGAAACCGTCCTGCGCTTTCCCGAACTGCCCGACCAGGGCGAGCAGCGCCTGGGGGGGCAGGAGTGCCTGGCTCCTTGCCATCTGGGCGCCGAGGATCTGTTGGTGCCGGGAGTGGGGCGCAGCTTTCTCGGATATCACCTGCTGCACGAGTATTTTTGCTTTCGGGAAAAATACCTGTTCGTGGAGCTGCGCGGTCTGGATCGGGTTCGTTGGCCGCGAGGCTGTCGCGGGTTCTCCGTCGAGTTGACCTTGAAGGGGCAGCTTTCGCCCGCGGAGCGTCTCGGCTGTGAACACCTGCGCCTGCATTGCGCCCCCGCGGTCAATCTGTTTGAGACCGTTGCCGAGCCTATCCGACTGACCCATCGGCAAAGCGAATATCGGCTGCTGGCCGATGCCGCATCTCCCGAAGGCGTCGAGGTTTATAGCTTGGACGAAGTCGTCGGTGTCGACTCTCTCAGCGGCGCCCGCCGGACCTTTCACCCCCTGCACAGATTTTTGCATAAAAACTCCGCCGGGCGATTCTTCCAGTTGGCGCGGCGGCAGCAGGGCGGGGAAAGTCCGGCCCATTTTCTGGCCGTGGGCGGCGTCGATGATTTTGGCAGTGAAACGCTTTCCTGCACCATCACTGCCTGCAACGGCGACCTGCCGCGGCGCTACCTTCAGGAGCGCGGCCTGAGCCTGGCCACCAGTGATATGCCCTCCTACGTGCGCTTCGTCAATCTGCTGCGTCCTTCAGCGCGGCTGCAGCCTCCCGCGCGGCAGGATTTTCGCTTGACCCTGCTCTCCCATTTAAGCCTTAGCCTCGGCTCCCTGGATTCGCCCGATTCTCTGCGGCACCTGCTGCGGCTCTACGACTGGAGCGGGCGCGGCCAGAACCAGCGGCGCATCGCGGGCATCCGCGACCTGCATTTGGAGGCGCGCAACCGCATCCGCAAAGGAGGGCTGCTGCGCGGCGTCGAGGCGCGTATCGGCGTGCGCGAGGACCACTTCGTCAACCAGGGAGATCTCTATCTTTTCGGCGAACTGCTGCATGTGTTTTTCAGCCGCTTCGCGTCTCTCAACCAGTTCGTGGAGACGGCGCTGATCTTACAGCCCTCGGCTCGGGAGTTGCGATGGCAACCACTGTTCGGCGACAGCTCTCAGCTCTGA
- the tssG gene encoding type VI secretion system baseplate subunit TssG, translating to MATTVRRQLSALIRDLEGEAPSFDFFQAVRLLEEHAPRSRPGSEGPQGAMRLRAATEISFPGADLRRAYRGADGAMVLECNFMGLYGVAAPLPAYFWESVARQEDAGRCLRAFLDLFGGRLYELLYLAWKKGRAHLHTDESASRLEQYLLALSGAIAPPRRDLALAFAGGFGSRAKGGAALNGMLREHLGVGVRIEEFVPCWVEVGPVSVLGQTGMTLGDDLVLGERVLDVGRKINVIIGPLSEARAREFFPGGNSAREFQDLVNGYLEPTLEYDVIFLVEGAAAERCLGQEPIYLGWTSALGEAGVGPRRIRLPGSAYKG from the coding sequence ATGGCAACCACTGTTCGGCGACAGCTCTCAGCTCTGATCCGCGATCTGGAGGGCGAGGCCCCGAGCTTCGATTTTTTTCAGGCGGTGCGACTGCTGGAAGAGCATGCGCCGCGCTCGCGCCCTGGATCCGAGGGGCCCCAAGGGGCGATGCGCTTGCGTGCCGCCACGGAAATTTCCTTTCCGGGCGCCGATTTGCGCCGCGCATATCGCGGTGCCGACGGTGCCATGGTGCTGGAATGCAATTTCATGGGCCTCTACGGCGTCGCTGCCCCGCTGCCCGCCTATTTCTGGGAAAGCGTGGCCCGTCAAGAGGACGCGGGCCGTTGCCTGCGCGCCTTTCTCGATCTGTTCGGCGGCCGGCTCTATGAGCTGCTTTACCTGGCTTGGAAGAAGGGCCGTGCCCATCTGCACACCGATGAGTCCGCAAGCCGCCTCGAACAGTATCTACTCGCCCTGTCCGGCGCCATAGCACCCCCCCGTCGCGATCTGGCCCTGGCCTTTGCCGGCGGTTTCGGTAGTCGGGCCAAGGGGGGGGCCGCGCTGAACGGCATGCTCCGCGAACATCTCGGGGTTGGCGTGCGCATTGAAGAATTCGTTCCCTGCTGGGTCGAAGTCGGGCCGGTTTCCGTCCTCGGACAAACCGGGATGACTCTCGGCGACGATCTGGTGCTCGGCGAGCGCGTGCTCGATGTGGGGCGCAAGATCAATGTAATCATCGGCCCGCTCTCCGAGGCGCGTGCCCGGGAATTTTTTCCCGGCGGCAACTCGGCACGGGAGTTCCAGGATCTGGTCAACGGCTATTTGGAGCCGACGTTGGAGTATGACGTGATTTTTCTGGTGGAAGGGGCTGCGGCCGAGCGCTGCCTGGGCCAGGAGCCCATTTATCTCGGCTGGACCAGCGCCCTGGGTGAGGCAGGCGTGGGACCGCGCAGGATCCGCCTGCCCGGAAGTGCTTACAAGGGATGA
- the tssH gene encoding type VI secretion system ATPase TssH — MDNRQLRSLLERFNDHCVGALEGAAAFAATRGHGEVGIEHLCVKLLEQGGGDFDRALQHFGIDLDLFWQALLAGLARRPAGPAGKPLLGAALLQWFERGWLAASLHYRTDQIRSLALLDALVDLAPALPVETFGALETLSLERLRKDFKQICDGSREEIRTQDAPVSNTSAEVVAPKPQGDNSGSALNRFTVDLTARAAAGEIDPVLGRSGEIRLMLDILARRRKNNPIVVGEPGVGKTAVVEGLALRIVAGSVPEGLRNVRLLALDLGLLQAGAGVKGEFEKRLKNVIEEIKASVDPIVLFIDEAHTLIGAGGEAGLGDAANLFKPALARGELRTIAATTWSEYKKYFERDAALARRFQLVKVEEPSEEAAMAMLSGLRDLYQKHHGILITDDAVAAAVRLSARYISGRQLPDKAIDLIDTAAARLCMAQAAVPAEIDADREHLAYLQGRLDALAQEEVQGLAPPNGVVATLRAELEATRERLGDNERQWRAEGELVRRVHQQREALGPREIAPSDKVVALRRDADQTLRRLKEAQGDRPMMQPEVNGDAIAAVVADWTGVPVGRMLRDELGALLRLEESLATRVVGQDQALAVIGESLRCAKAGLRRPEAPLGVFLLAGPSGVGKTETARVLAEQLFGGERFLVTINLSEYQEAHTVSQLKGSPPGYVGYGEGGILTEAVRQRPYAVILLDEVEKAHPDVMNLFYQVFDRGFMRDGEGREIDFKNTVILMTTNLGAEEISALCEADAEEAGGAGPVDAPSNATLIEAIRPALGRHFAAALLARMQVVPYRSLTSEALNAIIALKLDETAQRLHAAHGIELRCAPEVLSYLGERCRHPATGARFINALLEQRLLPGIARSLLGFMAGDDLPDILTLEMDEQGELACVFADRREEEPESLPGEQSDGATESLEQTHAQ, encoded by the coding sequence ATGGACAATCGGCAACTGCGCTCATTGCTTGAGCGGTTCAACGATCACTGCGTCGGCGCCCTGGAGGGCGCGGCCGCGTTTGCCGCGACGCGCGGCCATGGCGAAGTGGGCATCGAGCATCTTTGTGTCAAACTGCTGGAGCAGGGTGGGGGGGATTTTGATCGCGCCTTGCAGCATTTCGGCATCGATCTCGACCTGTTCTGGCAGGCGCTGCTCGCCGGTCTGGCGCGGCGCCCCGCCGGTCCGGCGGGCAAGCCGCTGCTTGGCGCGGCCTTGCTGCAATGGTTTGAGCGGGGCTGGCTGGCCGCAAGCCTGCATTACCGCACGGATCAGATCCGCTCCCTGGCTCTGCTCGATGCCCTGGTCGATCTGGCACCCGCCTTGCCCGTGGAAACCTTCGGCGCCCTCGAAACCCTGTCCCTGGAGAGGTTGCGCAAGGATTTCAAACAGATTTGCGACGGCTCGCGGGAGGAAATCCGGACCCAAGACGCGCCGGTTTCCAACACCTCCGCCGAAGTGGTCGCTCCCAAACCCCAGGGGGACAACTCCGGTTCGGCGCTGAACCGCTTTACCGTGGATCTCACCGCGCGCGCCGCCGCCGGAGAAATCGATCCGGTGCTCGGGCGCAGCGGCGAGATTCGGCTGATGCTCGATATTCTCGCGCGCCGCCGCAAGAATAATCCCATCGTGGTCGGTGAGCCGGGAGTCGGCAAAACCGCGGTGGTGGAGGGGCTGGCCCTGCGTATTGTCGCCGGAAGCGTTCCGGAGGGGCTACGCAACGTGCGTCTGCTGGCCCTGGATCTGGGGCTGTTGCAGGCCGGCGCCGGAGTCAAGGGCGAATTCGAGAAACGCCTCAAGAATGTCATCGAGGAAATCAAGGCGTCCGTCGATCCCATCGTTCTCTTTATCGACGAGGCCCACACCCTTATCGGTGCGGGCGGCGAAGCGGGCCTGGGCGATGCCGCCAACCTCTTCAAGCCCGCTCTGGCACGCGGGGAACTGCGCACCATCGCCGCCACCACCTGGAGCGAATACAAAAAATATTTCGAGCGCGACGCCGCCCTGGCGCGCCGCTTTCAACTGGTCAAGGTCGAGGAGCCGAGTGAGGAAGCGGCCATGGCCATGCTCAGCGGCCTGCGGGATCTCTACCAAAAACACCACGGCATTCTCATCACCGACGACGCCGTTGCCGCCGCGGTGCGACTTTCGGCGCGCTACATCAGCGGTCGCCAGTTGCCCGACAAGGCCATCGATCTCATTGATACCGCCGCGGCGCGGCTGTGCATGGCCCAGGCGGCGGTGCCGGCCGAAATCGACGCCGACCGCGAACATCTCGCCTATCTGCAAGGGCGCCTTGACGCCCTGGCGCAGGAGGAAGTCCAAGGTCTGGCTCCCCCGAATGGCGTGGTGGCGACCCTGCGCGCCGAACTTGAAGCAACCCGCGAGCGCCTGGGTGACAACGAGCGGCAGTGGCGCGCCGAGGGCGAACTGGTTCGTCGGGTGCATCAACAGCGCGAGGCTCTGGGGCCCAGGGAAATCGCCCCCTCTGACAAGGTGGTCGCGCTGCGTCGTGACGCCGACCAGACTCTGCGCCGGCTCAAGGAAGCCCAGGGCGATCGACCCATGATGCAGCCCGAAGTCAATGGCGATGCCATTGCCGCGGTGGTGGCCGACTGGACCGGAGTCCCCGTGGGCCGCATGCTGCGCGATGAACTTGGCGCCCTGCTGCGGCTGGAGGAAAGTCTGGCTACTCGGGTGGTGGGTCAGGACCAGGCCCTAGCCGTCATCGGGGAGTCTTTGCGTTGCGCCAAGGCCGGCCTGCGGCGTCCCGAGGCACCTCTCGGGGTGTTTCTTCTCGCCGGGCCGAGCGGCGTCGGCAAAACCGAAACGGCGCGGGTGCTCGCCGAGCAACTCTTCGGCGGTGAGCGTTTTCTCGTCACCATCAACCTGAGCGAATACCAGGAAGCTCACACGGTTTCGCAGCTCAAGGGTTCGCCGCCCGGCTACGTCGGTTACGGCGAGGGGGGCATTCTCACCGAGGCGGTGCGCCAGCGGCCCTATGCGGTGATTCTTCTTGACGAGGTGGAGAAAGCGCATCCCGACGTGATGAATCTGTTCTATCAGGTTTTCGATCGCGGCTTCATGCGTGACGGCGAGGGCCGCGAAATCGATTTCAAGAACACGGTCATCCTCATGACCACCAACCTCGGCGCCGAGGAGATCAGCGCCTTGTGCGAAGCCGATGCCGAGGAGGCCGGCGGCGCGGGGCCGGTTGACGCGCCGAGCAACGCGACCCTGATTGAGGCCATCCGTCCGGCACTCGGCCGCCATTTCGCGGCAGCATTACTGGCACGCATGCAGGTGGTGCCCTATCGTTCCTTGACCAGCGAGGCTCTGAACGCCATTATCGCCCTCAAACTCGACGAAACGGCCCAACGGCTCCACGCCGCTCACGGCATTGAATTGCGTTGCGCCCCCGAGGTGCTCAGCTATCTGGGTGAGCGCTGCCGCCATCCGGCCACCGGTGCGCGCTTCATCAACGCCCTGCTTGAACAGCGCCTGTTGCCCGGCATCGCGCGCAGCCTGTTGGGATTTATGGCCGGCGACGATCTGCCCGACATCCTCACCCTGGAAATGGACGAGCAGGGCGAACTGGCCTGCGTATTTGCCGACCGCCGGGAGGAGGAGCCGGAATCCCTCCCCGGTGAGCAATCCGATGGCGCCACGGAAAGCTTGGAGCAAACCCATGCCCAATAG
- a CDS encoding type VI secretion system Vgr family protein, translating to MSVLSAVDGALAVKASASQFFFRVQGVPDGTLSVKDFSGDQHGLSQDYCFQIRLISSTYLSQDLPVGCKGALEMFWQGRALAVHGVVREFSYLGTAVGGHEYAALLSSPLYPLKLRRDNRVFLNSPVPAIITEVLEGAGFTEADYALELHSDYPLREFVVQYDESDWDFLSRLCAHAGIFFRFDQGADGVRVIFHDRVDDLPAALCGELLFEAQSGTRRTRETVFALRAHSRMLSAEVTLKDYNDQAPEAFLQTHASGNEGAGRDYRYGEHFRDLDQGQKLARLRQQLLDWQRHTLVAETDCRALAPGAILAIIGHSDPLLNGDYLIIEVEHQGDQRGGFAFGETTSGMTYRNKLQLIRAGTPYRPPLPAARPMHGLLTARIETTGGDYAHLDEQGRYRLRTDFDLGEAAPGEASHPVRMVQPYAGRDYGFHFPLHAGTEVVISCVNGDLDRPVILGALPNPDTPTPVTSANRTQNILRTWGGNELVMDDRAGKEKTELFTHERKNILSLDADRDGHRVRLASEEGEMELYAAKTLLFESGDTQSVEVGNDQIVTVENAQRLMTRNGEIAQQAATDIRMKAGEHILLQSDREDITIRSGRDLIAEVGRSLSMEVRGADFDLQVTSGQISISAARAITVVGQGGGAIRIGQSGGGIEITPGGDVVISGGSVSVNAGAISLKGGKIGSN from the coding sequence ATGTCTGTGCTGAGTGCCGTTGATGGCGCCCTGGCTGTCAAGGCCAGTGCCAGCCAATTTTTCTTTCGCGTGCAAGGGGTGCCTGACGGCACCCTCTCCGTCAAGGACTTTTCCGGGGATCAGCATGGGCTCTCCCAGGATTATTGTTTCCAGATCCGTCTGATTTCCTCAACCTACCTGTCGCAGGATCTGCCCGTGGGTTGCAAGGGGGCGCTGGAGATGTTCTGGCAGGGCCGCGCCCTGGCTGTTCATGGCGTGGTGCGTGAGTTCAGTTACCTGGGGACGGCGGTCGGTGGCCACGAATACGCGGCCTTGCTCAGTTCACCTCTTTATCCCCTCAAGCTCAGGCGCGACAATCGGGTGTTTCTCAACTCCCCCGTTCCGGCAATCATCACCGAAGTGTTGGAAGGCGCCGGCTTTACCGAAGCCGATTATGCCCTGGAACTACACAGCGACTACCCGTTGCGCGAATTCGTGGTGCAATATGATGAGAGCGATTGGGATTTTTTGTCGCGGCTTTGCGCTCACGCCGGCATCTTTTTTCGTTTCGACCAAGGCGCGGATGGCGTCCGGGTGATTTTTCACGATCGGGTCGACGATCTGCCGGCCGCGCTTTGCGGCGAATTGCTTTTTGAGGCGCAAAGCGGGACGCGCCGCACCCGGGAAACGGTTTTCGCCCTGCGCGCCCACAGCCGGATGCTGAGCGCGGAGGTGACGCTCAAGGATTACAACGATCAAGCGCCCGAGGCGTTTTTGCAGACCCACGCATCGGGAAACGAGGGCGCGGGCCGCGACTATCGCTACGGGGAGCACTTTCGCGATCTCGATCAGGGCCAGAAGCTGGCGCGGCTGCGTCAACAGTTGCTCGACTGGCAGCGCCACACCCTGGTTGCCGAGACCGACTGCCGGGCCCTGGCGCCGGGCGCCATTCTCGCCATCATTGGTCATTCCGATCCGCTGCTCAACGGTGACTACCTGATCATCGAGGTCGAGCACCAGGGTGACCAGCGCGGCGGTTTTGCCTTCGGCGAAACCACAAGCGGCATGACCTACCGCAACAAGCTGCAATTGATCCGCGCCGGAACGCCCTATCGTCCGCCGCTGCCCGCCGCGCGGCCTATGCACGGATTGCTGACCGCGCGCATCGAAACCACCGGCGGCGACTACGCCCATCTCGACGAGCAGGGGCGCTACCGCTTGCGCACCGATTTCGATCTCGGCGAGGCCGCGCCCGGCGAGGCCAGCCATCCGGTGCGCATGGTGCAGCCCTATGCCGGCCGCGATTACGGTTTTCATTTCCCCCTGCACGCCGGCACCGAGGTGGTGATTTCCTGCGTCAACGGCGATCTCGACCGTCCGGTGATCCTCGGCGCCCTGCCCAATCCCGACACGCCCACGCCCGTGACCAGCGCCAACCGCACGCAGAACATCCTGCGCACCTGGGGTGGCAACGAACTGGTCATGGACGATCGAGCGGGCAAGGAAAAAACCGAACTCTTCACCCACGAACGCAAGAACATCCTGAGCCTCGACGCCGATCGCGACGGACATCGGGTGCGCCTGGCCAGCGAAGAGGGCGAGATGGAATTGTACGCCGCCAAGACCCTGCTCTTCGAATCGGGCGACACGCAGAGCGTCGAGGTGGGCAACGATCAGATCGTCACCGTGGAAAACGCCCAGCGCCTCATGACCCGTAATGGTGAGATTGCTCAGCAGGCCGCCACCGATATCCGCATGAAGGCGGGCGAGCACATCCTGCTGCAGTCCGACCGCGAGGATATCACGATCCGCAGCGGCCGCGATCTCATTGCCGAGGTGGGACGCAGCCTGTCCATGGAAGTGCGCGGCGCCGATTTCGACCTGCAGGTCACCAGCGGACAAATCAGCATCAGCGCGGCGCGCGCCATCACGGTGGTGGGGCAGGGCGGCGGCGCCATCCGCATCGGCCAGAGCGGCGGCGGCATTGAGATCACTCCCGGCGGCGACGTGGTGATCAGCGGCGGCAGCGTGTCGGTGAATGCCGGCGCCATCAGCCTCAAGGGCGGCAAGATCGGCAGCAATTGA